From a single Rhizobium lusitanum genomic region:
- a CDS encoding helix-turn-helix domain-containing protein produces the protein MSINLEIRQYAGPDRHRHDYSQILFPMRGSMLVDVEGRADVVSSHSLAIIPQDRMHNFAPSADCSLMVMDVELGSLPDALVPSVLCGPSALTVRIEPWLWRLFNQLGREVEADGRRAPDAAHLALSGLQLVRQEQVTVAPPLSLAEQRVLDVTSALGNDLGHASVTSMARKAGLGQSQFHALFRETVGQSPRQYQLRKLFDRAVDLLVNTSLPISEIAYDLGYRNASSFNRQFKQRFGLTPSAFRNADADGRGVAD, from the coding sequence ATGTCAATCAATCTTGAAATCCGGCAATATGCCGGCCCGGATCGTCATCGCCACGATTATAGCCAGATTCTGTTTCCCATGCGCGGTTCCATGCTGGTCGATGTTGAAGGGCGGGCCGATGTCGTCTCAAGCCATAGTCTGGCGATCATCCCGCAGGACCGCATGCATAATTTCGCGCCGAGCGCGGATTGCAGCCTCATGGTCATGGATGTGGAGCTCGGGTCGCTTCCCGATGCGCTTGTTCCGTCCGTCTTGTGCGGCCCGTCGGCTTTGACGGTCAGGATCGAGCCGTGGCTCTGGCGGCTCTTCAATCAGCTCGGTCGCGAGGTTGAGGCGGATGGGCGTCGCGCGCCGGATGCCGCTCATCTGGCGTTGAGCGGGTTGCAGCTTGTCCGGCAGGAGCAGGTGACGGTAGCTCCACCCCTGAGCCTGGCCGAGCAGCGTGTTCTTGACGTCACCAGCGCTCTTGGAAACGATCTTGGGCACGCGAGCGTGACCAGCATGGCGCGGAAGGCCGGTCTTGGGCAAAGCCAGTTCCATGCGCTGTTTCGGGAAACCGTTGGCCAATCGCCGAGGCAATACCAGTTGCGGAAGCTCTTTGATCGCGCCGTCGATCTGCTCGTCAACACATCGCTGCCGATTTCGGAAATCGCCTATGATCTCGGCTATCGAAACGCCTCGTCCTTCAACAGGCAGTTCAAGCAGAGATTCGGCCTGACCCCATCGGCCTTCCGCAATGCCGATGCGGATGGCAGGGGCGTTGCGGACTGA
- a CDS encoding Lrp/AsnC family transcriptional regulator: MDDLDRDLLSALRHNARTSVSSLAAATGASRATVTARIERLVDNGTITAFTIRTGHETRAAGVRAIVLIEVLGKLADKVADQLRGLPQVRALHSTNGKWDFIAELEDRDLASFDETLRRIRLINGINTTESNILLKTSKMGF; this comes from the coding sequence ATGGATGATCTTGACCGCGACCTCCTGAGTGCATTGCGCCACAATGCCCGCACCTCCGTCTCCTCGCTGGCGGCAGCCACCGGCGCCTCGCGCGCGACCGTCACCGCTCGCATCGAACGGCTGGTCGATAATGGTACCATCACCGCCTTCACCATACGAACTGGCCACGAAACCCGCGCCGCCGGCGTGCGCGCCATCGTGCTCATCGAAGTGCTCGGCAAGCTGGCGGACAAGGTCGCCGATCAGCTTCGTGGCCTGCCGCAGGTGAGGGCGCTGCACAGCACCAACGGCAAATGGGATTTCATCGCCGAACTCGAAGACCGCGACCTCGCCTCCTTCGACGAAACGCTGCGCCGCATCCGGCTTATCAATGGCATCAACACGACGGAGTCTAATATCTTGCTGAAAACGAGCAAGATGGGATTTTGA
- the rocF gene encoding arginase yields the protein MSVESTSVTLIGVPLEEGSGRRGASMGPTALRIAGIATMLTELDHRVTDSGDLHPAPAADLPDDPKAHHLKIVGAFTRALEAKVYDVASSGGFPLILGGDHSLSMGSVSGMARYAAEVGRPLFVLWLDAHSDFNSPATSPSGNIHGMPVAYFCGQAEIANVLPAGRPLVDPKKVFQVGIRSVDPHEREQIREHGVNVFDMRSLDEQGVAVIMRRVLDTVSAANGLLHVSFDVDFIDPDIAPGVGTTVPGGATYREAHLIMEMLSDSGLVSSLDLVELNPFLDDRGKSARVLVEMAASLFGRRIFDRPTRAA from the coding sequence ATGAGCGTAGAATCCACATCCGTCACCCTGATCGGCGTTCCGCTTGAGGAAGGCTCCGGTCGTCGCGGCGCCAGTATGGGTCCGACAGCCCTGCGCATCGCTGGCATCGCGACAATGCTGACCGAGCTCGACCATCGCGTTACCGACAGCGGCGACCTCCATCCAGCCCCGGCCGCTGACCTACCGGACGATCCGAAGGCGCATCATCTGAAAATCGTCGGCGCCTTCACCCGCGCGCTCGAAGCCAAGGTCTATGACGTCGCCTCGTCCGGCGGCTTCCCGCTGATCCTCGGCGGCGACCACAGCCTTTCCATGGGCAGCGTCTCCGGCATGGCGCGCTATGCGGCGGAAGTCGGCCGGCCGCTGTTCGTGCTCTGGCTGGACGCGCATTCGGACTTCAATTCGCCGGCGACATCACCGTCAGGCAATATTCACGGCATGCCCGTCGCCTATTTCTGCGGCCAGGCGGAGATCGCCAATGTGCTGCCGGCCGGACGGCCACTGGTCGATCCGAAGAAGGTCTTCCAGGTCGGCATCCGTTCCGTCGATCCGCATGAGCGCGAACAGATCCGAGAGCACGGCGTCAACGTCTTCGACATGCGTTCGCTGGATGAACAGGGCGTGGCCGTGATCATGCGCCGGGTGCTCGACACGGTCAGCGCCGCCAACGGCCTGCTGCATGTCAGCTTCGACGTCGATTTTATCGACCCGGACATCGCGCCGGGCGTGGGAACGACGGTGCCGGGCGGCGCAACTTATCGCGAAGCCCATCTGATCATGGAAATGCTGTCGGACAGCGGCCTCGTCTCTTCGCTCGATCTGGTCGAGCTTAATCCCTTCCTCGACGATCGCGGCAAGAGCGCCCGTGTCCTGGTGGAGATGGCCGCAAGCCTGTTCGGTCGACGCATCTTCGACCGCCCGACAAGGGCAGCATAG
- the rocD gene encoding ornithine--oxo-acid transaminase, whose protein sequence is MSAPADLIATEQRLGAHNYKPLDVVLTRGEGVYVWDTDGKRYLDCLSAYSAVNQGHCHPKIREAMIEQAGKLTLTSRAFRNDQLAYLYEELAALTGSHKILPMNSGAEAVETAIKAVRKWGYELKGVPENQAEIIVFSDNFHGRTLSIISFSTDPDARSGFGPYTPGFRVVPFGDADAFAAAINQNTVAALIEPIQGEAGVIIPPAGYFTRLRELCTANKITLILDEIQTGLGRTGKLLAEEHEGIEADVTLIGKALSGGFYPVSAVLSNSEVLGVLKPGQHGSTFGGNPLACAVARAALRVLTEEGMIENAAVMGDYFIEGLRSIRSDIVKDIRGRGLMLAVELVPEAGGARQYCYQLKDLGLLAKDTHDHTIRLAPPLVITRNQVDWALEQIDKVLAR, encoded by the coding sequence ATGAGCGCACCAGCCGATCTGATTGCCACCGAGCAGCGTCTCGGCGCCCATAACTACAAGCCGCTCGACGTCGTGCTCACCCGCGGCGAAGGCGTCTATGTCTGGGATACCGACGGCAAGCGCTATCTCGATTGCCTCTCAGCCTATTCGGCGGTCAACCAGGGTCATTGCCACCCGAAGATCCGCGAGGCGATGATCGAGCAGGCCGGCAAGCTGACGCTCACCTCCCGAGCCTTCCGCAACGATCAGCTCGCCTATCTCTACGAGGAACTGGCCGCGCTCACCGGCTCTCACAAGATCCTGCCGATGAACTCCGGCGCCGAGGCGGTCGAGACCGCGATCAAGGCGGTGCGCAAATGGGGCTATGAGCTCAAGGGCGTTCCGGAGAACCAGGCGGAGATCATCGTCTTCTCCGACAATTTCCACGGCCGGACGCTGAGCATCATCAGCTTCTCGACCGATCCGGATGCCCGCTCCGGCTTCGGCCCCTATACGCCGGGTTTCCGCGTCGTGCCCTTCGGCGACGCCGATGCCTTCGCCGCCGCGATCAACCAGAACACCGTTGCAGCCCTGATCGAGCCGATCCAGGGCGAGGCCGGCGTCATCATCCCACCTGCCGGTTATTTCACCCGTTTGCGCGAACTTTGCACTGCCAACAAGATCACGCTCATCCTCGACGAGATCCAGACCGGCCTCGGCCGCACCGGCAAGCTGCTGGCCGAGGAGCATGAGGGCATCGAGGCAGACGTGACATTGATCGGCAAGGCCCTGTCGGGCGGCTTCTATCCGGTCTCCGCCGTTCTCTCCAACTCCGAGGTGCTCGGCGTGCTGAAACCCGGACAGCATGGCTCCACCTTTGGCGGTAATCCGCTCGCCTGCGCCGTCGCCCGCGCGGCTCTCCGTGTCCTGACCGAAGAAGGCATGATCGAGAACGCCGCTGTCATGGGTGATTATTTCATCGAGGGCCTGCGCTCGATCCGCTCCGACATCGTCAAGGACATTCGCGGACGCGGCCTGATGCTGGCGGTGGAACTGGTACCCGAGGCCGGCGGGGCGCGGCAGTATTGCTATCAGCTCAAGGATCTCGGCCTGCTCGCCAAGGACACACACGACCACACGATCCGCCTCGCTCCGCCGCTGGTCATCACCCGCAATCAGGTCGACTGGGCGCTGGAACAGATCGACAAGGTCCTGGCACGCTGA
- a CDS encoding chemotaxis protein CheW, producing MATINSTSFSGDTLEIIAFRLHDQEFCVKTTTIREIRGWAPSTPIPHAPADVIGVMNLRGSVIPIIDLAYKLGMQSTVANERSAIVVAEVHNMVIGMLVDRVSDILTIGADQVQPVPEVTASFDRAYCEGIIATENGMICFLNLAKMFKESEAEELAA from the coding sequence ATGGCCACGATCAATTCCACCAGCTTCAGCGGCGATACGCTGGAGATCATTGCCTTCCGGCTTCACGATCAGGAATTCTGCGTCAAGACCACCACGATCCGCGAAATCCGCGGCTGGGCGCCGTCGACGCCGATCCCGCATGCGCCGGCTGACGTCATCGGCGTCATGAACCTGCGCGGCTCAGTCATCCCAATTATCGATCTCGCCTACAAGCTGGGCATGCAGAGCACGGTCGCCAATGAACGCAGCGCCATCGTCGTGGCGGAAGTCCATAACATGGTCATCGGCATGCTGGTCGATCGCGTATCCGATATCCTGACGATTGGCGCCGACCAGGTTCAGCCCGTCCCGGAAGTCACCGCTTCCTTCGACCGCGCCTACTGCGAAGGCATCATCGCCACTGAAAATGGCATGATCTGCTTCCTGAACCTTGCCAAGATGTTCAAGGAAAGCGAAGCCGAAGAACTCGCCGCCTGA
- a CDS encoding OFA family MFS transporter — protein sequence MATAETDISRGAATPGLLDRERIIAKPGFNRWLVPPAALAIHLCIGMAYGFSVFWLPLSKALGTSTPPTAECASLNLLSALVTTSCDWRVSDLGWIYTLFFVLLGSSAAIWGGWLERAGPRKAGVVSACCWCGGILIAAIGVLYHQLWLMWIGAGVIGGIGLGLGYISPVSTLIKWFPDRRGMATGMAIMGFGGGAMIGAPLANLLMTNFRVDGSVGVWQTFVVMAAIYFVFMIGGAFGYRLPPAGWRPEGWTPPAAKSTMITTKHVHLRNAHKTKQFWLIWAVLCLNVSAGIGVIGMASPMLQEIFGGALIGLPDVKFGDLSKEQVAGIAAIAAGFAGLLSLFNIGGRFFWASLSDKIGRKNTYYCFFLIGIALYLLAPWAAGIHSKVLFVGALCIILSMYGGGFATIPAYLADIFGTQFVGAIHGRLLTAWATAGIVGPVVVNYIREAQKAAGVEGAQLYTFTMYILAGMLALGLIANSLVRPLADKWFMSDGEVAALQAKTAAANAGPTGSFGIGKGGFDGKALIAWAIVGIPLLWGVWVTIRSTFALFG from the coding sequence ATGGCGACTGCGGAAACGGATATTTCTAGAGGTGCGGCGACACCGGGACTGCTCGATCGCGAGCGCATCATCGCCAAGCCAGGCTTCAACCGATGGCTGGTGCCGCCGGCTGCCCTGGCGATCCATCTTTGCATCGGCATGGCCTATGGTTTCAGCGTCTTCTGGCTGCCGTTGTCGAAGGCACTTGGCACATCGACGCCGCCGACGGCCGAATGCGCCAGCCTCAATCTTCTCTCTGCCTTGGTTACCACGAGCTGCGATTGGCGCGTCAGCGATCTCGGCTGGATCTATACGCTGTTTTTCGTGCTGCTCGGTTCCTCGGCCGCCATCTGGGGCGGCTGGCTGGAACGCGCGGGGCCGCGCAAGGCCGGCGTCGTCTCGGCTTGCTGCTGGTGCGGCGGTATCCTGATTGCCGCGATCGGCGTCCTTTATCATCAGCTCTGGCTGATGTGGATCGGTGCGGGCGTCATCGGCGGTATCGGGCTTGGGCTCGGCTATATCTCGCCGGTCTCGACGCTAATCAAATGGTTTCCCGACCGTCGCGGCATGGCGACGGGTATGGCGATCATGGGCTTCGGCGGTGGAGCGATGATCGGCGCGCCGCTCGCCAACCTGCTGATGACCAACTTCCGCGTCGATGGTTCGGTCGGCGTCTGGCAGACCTTCGTCGTCATGGCGGCGATCTATTTCGTTTTCATGATCGGCGGCGCCTTCGGCTATCGCCTGCCGCCAGCTGGCTGGCGCCCTGAAGGCTGGACACCTCCTGCCGCCAAGAGCACGATGATCACGACCAAGCATGTGCATCTGCGCAACGCCCACAAGACCAAGCAATTCTGGCTGATCTGGGCGGTGCTGTGCCTCAACGTTTCGGCTGGTATCGGCGTCATCGGCATGGCTTCGCCGATGCTGCAGGAAATCTTCGGCGGTGCGCTGATCGGCCTGCCGGATGTGAAGTTCGGTGATCTCAGCAAGGAACAAGTGGCGGGCATCGCAGCCATTGCCGCCGGTTTCGCCGGTCTGCTGTCGCTCTTCAATATCGGCGGGCGCTTCTTCTGGGCGTCGCTCTCCGACAAGATCGGCCGCAAGAATACCTATTACTGCTTCTTCCTCATCGGGATCGCGCTTTACCTGCTTGCCCCCTGGGCGGCGGGCATTCACAGCAAGGTCCTGTTCGTCGGCGCTCTCTGCATCATTCTCTCGATGTATGGCGGCGGCTTTGCCACCATCCCGGCCTATCTCGCCGATATCTTCGGCACGCAGTTCGTCGGTGCCATCCATGGCCGGCTGCTGACGGCCTGGGCGACGGCCGGGATCGTCGGTCCGGTGGTGGTCAACTACATTCGTGAGGCACAGAAGGCTGCCGGCGTCGAAGGCGCGCAGCTCTATACCTTCACCATGTATATCCTTGCCGGCATGCTGGCTTTGGGCCTGATTGCCAACTCGCTGGTGAGGCCGCTTGCGGACAAATGGTTCATGTCGGATGGGGAAGTGGCCGCGCTGCAGGCAAAGACCGCCGCTGCCAATGCCGGCCCGACGGGCTCATTCGGCATCGGTAAGGGCGGGTTCGACGGCAAGGCGCTGATCGCCTGGGCGATCGTCGGCATCCCGCTTCTGTGGGGTGTCTGGGTGACGATCAGGAGCACCTTCGCGCTGTTCGGCTGA
- a CDS encoding formate dehydrogenase subunit delta gives MSLDETHHGKTATKLVYMANQIATFFKTQPAHEAVQGVATHINKFWEPRMRRQLFEIIDHGDNGLAPLVLEAASLIHRPEPVKQD, from the coding sequence ATGTCGCTTGATGAAACGCATCACGGCAAGACCGCCACGAAGCTCGTCTATATGGCGAACCAGATCGCCACCTTCTTCAAGACGCAGCCGGCGCATGAAGCGGTGCAGGGTGTTGCCACGCATATCAATAAATTCTGGGAGCCGCGCATGCGGCGACAGCTTTTTGAGATCATCGATCATGGCGACAACGGGCTGGCTCCGCTGGTGCTGGAGGCAGCTTCACTGATCCACAGACCGGAGCCGGTCAAGCAGGACTGA
- the fdhD gene encoding formate dehydrogenase accessory sulfurtransferase FdhD — protein MTKFTPTTTVPETARRNGVVRSSSRIVPEEVPIAFSYGGSSHAVMMGTPDDLEDFAIGFSLTEGIITDIDQIAAVEPVEDEQGIDVQITLVDDVADALRVRRRHMAGPVGCGLCGIESIEQAVRKVPDVSAVALTLSHEDIVRAIALLNDAQPLHRETRAVHGAGFYIPGKGLIAVREDVGRHNALDKLCGAVIRSGHKGTDGVVAVTSRLSVEMVQKAAILGSSVLVAISAPTALAIRTADEAGMTLVALVRGDDFEIFTHPQRITPGSIADVA, from the coding sequence ATGACCAAATTCACCCCCACGACCACCGTCCCCGAAACCGCGCGCCGCAACGGCGTCGTCCGCTCCAGCTCGCGCATCGTGCCGGAAGAAGTTCCGATCGCCTTTTCCTATGGCGGCTCTTCGCATGCGGTGATGATGGGAACGCCAGACGATCTCGAGGATTTCGCCATCGGGTTCAGCCTGACCGAGGGCATCATCACCGATATCGATCAGATCGCCGCCGTCGAACCTGTCGAAGACGAGCAGGGGATCGATGTGCAGATCACCCTGGTCGATGACGTCGCCGATGCCCTGCGTGTCCGGCGGCGGCATATGGCCGGGCCGGTCGGCTGCGGCCTTTGCGGTATCGAATCGATCGAGCAGGCGGTGCGCAAGGTGCCGGATGTCTCCGCTGTCGCGCTGACGTTGTCCCATGAGGATATCGTCCGCGCCATCGCGCTTCTCAATGACGCGCAGCCCTTGCATCGCGAGACCCGCGCCGTGCATGGGGCCGGGTTTTATATTCCGGGCAAGGGATTGATCGCCGTGCGCGAGGATGTCGGGCGCCACAATGCGTTGGACAAGCTTTGCGGCGCCGTCATTCGCTCCGGCCACAAGGGCACCGATGGCGTCGTTGCGGTCACCAGCCGATTGTCTGTCGAGATGGTGCAGAAGGCGGCGATCCTGGGCAGTTCGGTTCTTGTCGCCATTTCCGCGCCGACGGCGCTTGCCATCCGCACGGCCGATGAGGCCGGTATGACGCTGGTGGCGCTGGTGCGCGGCGACGATTTCGAGATTTTCACCCATCCACAGCGTATTACTCCTGGGAGCATCGCCGATGTCGCTTGA
- the fdhF gene encoding formate dehydrogenase subunit alpha gives MSLVPEIDYGTPASLSETLVTLTVDGRPITVPEGTSIMRASMEAGIQVPKLCATDMVDAFGSCRLCLVEIEGRNGTPSSCTTPVSPGMVVHTQTNRLKDIRRGVMELYISDHPLDCLTCAANGDCELQDMAGAVGLRDVRYGYEGDNHVKARNSGDINLKWMPKDESNPYFTYDPSKCIVCSRCVRACEEVQGTFALTIEGRGFGSRVSPGMHEHFIDSECVSCGACVQACPTATLTEKSVIAIGQPEHSVVTTCAYCGVGCSFKAEMRGEELVRMVPWKDGQANRGHSCVKGRFAYGYSTHQDRILNPMVREKITDPWREVTWDEAFAHVATEIRRIQYQYGRESVGGITSSRCTNEETFLVQKLIRAGFGNNNVDTCARVCHSPTGYGLGQAFGTSAGTQNFDSVEHSDVVIVIGANPTDGHPVFGSRLKKRLRQGAKLIVIDPRRIDLVRTPHVEASYHLPLKPGTNVALLTALAHVIVTEGLFDEKFIRERCDWSEFEDWAAFVAEPQHSPEETEKFTNVPADLVRGAARLFAKGGNGAIYYGLGVTEHSQGSTTVMAIANLAMVTGNIGRPGVGVNPLRGQNNVQGSCDMGSFPHELPGYRHVSDDATRDIFEKLWGVTLNNEPGLRIPNMLDAAVDGTFKGLYIQGEDILQSDPDTKHVAAGLAAMECVIVHDLFLNETANYAHVFLPGSTFLEKDGTFTNAERRINRVRKVMSPRNGYADWEVTQKMAQAMGLGWNYQHPSEIMDEIAATTPSFALVSYHYLEKMGSVQWPCNEKTPLGSPIMHVDGFVRGKGKFIRTEYVATDERTGPRFPLLLTTGRILSQYNVGAQTRRTENVMWHSEDRLEMHPHDAEQRGIREGDWIKLASRSGDTTLRALITDRVAPGVVYTTFHHPDTQANVITTDYSDWATNCPEYKVTAVQVSPSNGPSQWQIDYDEQARQSRRIVGKMEAAE, from the coding sequence ATGTCCCTCGTTCCCGAAATCGACTACGGCACGCCCGCCTCCCTCTCAGAAACTCTGGTGACACTGACCGTCGATGGCCGTCCGATCACCGTGCCCGAGGGCACGTCGATCATGCGCGCCTCGATGGAAGCGGGCATTCAGGTGCCGAAGCTCTGCGCCACCGACATGGTCGATGCTTTCGGCTCCTGCCGCCTCTGTCTCGTCGAGATCGAAGGCCGCAATGGCACGCCTTCGTCCTGCACGACACCGGTTTCGCCGGGCATGGTGGTGCACACCCAGACCAACCGGCTCAAGGATATCCGCCGCGGCGTGATGGAGCTTTATATCTCCGATCATCCGCTCGACTGTCTGACCTGTGCCGCCAATGGCGACTGCGAGCTGCAGGACATGGCCGGCGCGGTTGGCCTGCGCGACGTGCGTTACGGCTATGAGGGCGACAATCACGTCAAGGCGCGCAATAGCGGCGACATCAATCTGAAATGGATGCCGAAGGACGAGTCCAATCCCTATTTCACCTATGACCCCTCGAAATGCATCGTCTGCTCCCGCTGCGTCCGCGCTTGCGAAGAGGTGCAGGGCACGTTCGCGCTGACCATTGAGGGCCGGGGGTTCGGTTCGCGTGTGTCGCCCGGCATGCATGAGCATTTCATCGATTCGGAATGCGTTTCCTGCGGCGCCTGCGTGCAGGCCTGTCCAACCGCGACGCTGACGGAAAAGTCGGTGATCGCGATCGGCCAGCCCGAACATTCCGTCGTCACCACCTGCGCCTATTGCGGCGTTGGCTGTTCCTTCAAGGCGGAGATGCGCGGCGAGGAATTGGTGCGCATGGTGCCGTGGAAGGATGGCCAGGCCAATCGCGGCCATTCCTGCGTCAAGGGTCGCTTCGCCTATGGCTATTCGACGCATCAGGACCGCATTCTCAATCCGATGGTGCGCGAGAAGATCACCGACCCCTGGCGCGAAGTCACCTGGGATGAGGCCTTCGCGCATGTCGCCACGGAAATCCGGCGCATCCAGTATCAGTATGGCCGCGAATCCGTCGGTGGCATCACATCGTCGCGCTGCACCAACGAAGAGACCTTCCTGGTGCAGAAGCTGATCCGCGCCGGCTTCGGCAACAACAATGTCGACACCTGCGCCCGTGTCTGCCACTCACCGACCGGCTATGGCCTTGGCCAGGCCTTCGGCACTTCGGCCGGCACGCAGAATTTCGACAGCGTCGAGCATTCCGATGTTGTCATCGTTATCGGCGCTAATCCGACCGACGGCCATCCGGTCTTCGGCTCGCGCCTGAAGAAGCGGTTGCGCCAGGGCGCCAAACTGATCGTCATCGATCCGCGCCGCATCGATCTGGTGCGTACGCCGCATGTCGAGGCAAGCTATCACTTGCCGCTCAAGCCTGGCACCAATGTCGCCCTGCTGACGGCACTCGCCCATGTGATCGTCACCGAAGGCCTCTTCGACGAAAAATTCATTCGCGAGCGCTGCGACTGGTCGGAATTCGAGGATTGGGCGGCTTTCGTCGCCGAGCCGCAGCATAGCCCGGAAGAGACGGAAAAATTCACCAACGTTCCCGCCGATCTCGTGCGGGGTGCGGCTCGCCTCTTCGCCAAGGGCGGTAACGGCGCGATCTATTATGGTCTCGGCGTCACCGAGCATAGCCAGGGCTCGACGACGGTCATGGCGATCGCCAATCTCGCGATGGTCACCGGCAATATCGGCCGTCCCGGCGTCGGCGTGAACCCGCTGCGCGGCCAGAACAATGTCCAGGGTTCCTGCGACATGGGTTCCTTCCCGCACGAGCTGCCGGGCTATCGCCATGTCTCCGACGATGCGACGCGCGATATCTTCGAAAAGCTATGGGGCGTGACGCTCAACAACGAGCCGGGCCTGCGCATTCCGAACATGCTCGATGCCGCTGTCGATGGCACGTTCAAGGGTCTCTACATCCAGGGCGAGGACATCTTGCAGTCCGATCCGGACACCAAGCATGTCGCCGCCGGCCTTGCCGCGATGGAATGCGTCATCGTCCATGATCTCTTCCTGAACGAGACGGCCAACTACGCCCATGTCTTCCTGCCCGGTTCGACCTTCCTCGAGAAAGACGGCACCTTCACCAATGCCGAGCGCCGCATCAACCGCGTGCGAAAGGTGATGAGCCCGCGCAACGGCTATGCCGACTGGGAGGTGACGCAGAAGATGGCGCAGGCCATGGGACTTGGCTGGAACTACCAGCACCCCTCCGAAATCATGGACGAGATCGCCGCGACGACGCCGAGCTTCGCCCTAGTTTCCTACCACTATCTGGAGAAAATGGGTTCGGTGCAGTGGCCCTGCAACGAGAAGACGCCACTGGGCTCGCCGATCATGCATGTCGACGGTTTCGTGCGCGGTAAGGGCAAGTTCATCCGCACGGAATATGTCGCGACCGACGAACGCACCGGCCCTCGCTTCCCGCTGCTGCTGACGACTGGGCGCATTCTCAGCCAGTACAATGTCGGCGCGCAGACGCGGCGCACCGAGAACGTCATGTGGCATTCCGAGGACCGGCTGGAGATGCATCCGCACGATGCCGAACAGCGCGGCATTCGCGAGGGCGACTGGATCAAGCTTGCCAGCCGTTCCGGCGATACGACGTTGCGTGCGCTGATCACCGACCGCGTCGCGCCGGGCGTCGTCTATACGACCTTCCATCATCCCGATACGCAGGCGAACGTCATCACGACCGACTATTCCGACTGGGCGACGAATTGCCCGGAATATAAGGTAACAGCGGTACAGGTCTCGCCGTCAAACGGTCCGTCGCAATGGCAGATCGACTATGACGAACAGGCCCGGCAGTCTCGTCGGATTGTTGGAAAAATGGAGGCCGCAGAGTGA